From the Aquitalea magnusonii genome, one window contains:
- the cybH gene encoding Ni/Fe-hydrogenase, b-type cytochrome subunit, whose product MKSYGFDGNAPQGLGRKVTSVYVYEAPVRLWHWVTVLCIITLSVTGYLIGKPLPSVPGEATFNFVMGYIRFAHFTAGYILAIGLIGRLYWALVGNHHAREIILVPVWDKGWWKEFFFEVRWYLFLERYPKKYIGHNPVGQIAMATFLWAAVFMCFSGFALYGEGLGTKSWAYQGFGWVISAFGGNSLTVHNWHRLGMWSIILFVMIHVYAAIREDIMSKQSMVSTMISGFRMFKD is encoded by the coding sequence ATGAAAAGCTACGGCTTCGACGGCAACGCCCCACAGGGCCTGGGCCGCAAGGTCACGTCCGTTTATGTGTACGAGGCACCGGTGCGCCTGTGGCACTGGGTTACCGTGCTGTGCATCATCACCCTGTCCGTTACCGGTTACCTGATCGGCAAACCCCTGCCTTCGGTTCCGGGCGAGGCCACCTTCAATTTTGTCATGGGCTATATCCGCTTTGCCCATTTCACCGCCGGCTACATCCTGGCCATCGGCCTGATTGGCCGGCTGTACTGGGCGCTGGTGGGCAATCACCATGCACGCGAGATCATTCTGGTGCCGGTGTGGGACAAGGGCTGGTGGAAGGAATTTTTCTTTGAAGTGCGCTGGTATCTGTTCCTGGAGCGCTATCCGAAAAAATACATCGGCCACAACCCGGTCGGCCAGATCGCCATGGCCACTTTCCTGTGGGCCGCGGTATTCATGTGCTTCTCCGGCTTTGCGCTGTACGGCGAAGGCCTGGGCACCAAGAGCTGGGCCTACCAGGGCTTTGGCTGGGTGATTTCCGCCTTTGGCGGCAACAGCCTTACCGTACACAACTGGCACCGGCTGGGCATGTGGTCCATCATTTTGTTCGTGATGATTCACGTGTATGCAGCCATCCGCGAAGACATCATGTCCAAGCAGAGCATGGTGTCGACCATGATCAGCGGTTTCCGCATGTTCAAGGACTAA
- a CDS encoding HigA family addiction module antitoxin, which produces MSTPLVSARTPLHPGRFLDSRFLAPSGMSQTDAARRLGISRRRLNELIAGKRGISPDTAIRLACLFGQDAQFWMALQSAWDLAQARRQLRQARRV; this is translated from the coding sequence ATGTCCACTCCGCTCGTCAGTGCCCGCACCCCGCTACATCCCGGCCGCTTTCTGGACAGCCGCTTTCTGGCACCCTCCGGCATGAGCCAGACCGATGCCGCGCGGCGGCTGGGCATCTCGCGGCGCAGGCTGAACGAACTGATTGCCGGCAAACGCGGCATCAGCCCCGACACCGCCATCCGGCTGGCCTGCTTGTTCGGCCAGGATGCACAGTTCTGGATGGCCCTGCAAAGCGCCTGGGACCTGGCGCAGGCCCGCCGCCAGCTAAGGCAAGCACGTCGCGTTTAA
- a CDS encoding nickel-dependent hydrogenase large subunit produces the protein MSYQTQGFTLDNSGRRVVVDPVTRIEGHLRCEVNIDSNNIITNAVSTGTMWRGLEVILKGRDPRDAWAFVERICGVCTGTHALTSVRAVEDALKIKIPENANLIRNMMQAALYVHDHLVHFYHLHALDWVDVVSALKADPKKTSELAQSISDWPLSSPGYFRDLQSRLKRFVESGQLGPFRNGYWGHPAMKLPPEANLMAVAHYLEALDFQKEIVKIHTIFGGKNPHPNWLVGGMPCAINIDDVGAVGAINMERLNLVSQIIDRTITFCEQVYIPDVIAIAGFYKDWAAIGGGLSSQSVMSYGDFPDHANDYSESSLLLPRGAIINGKFNEIHPIDLYAPDEIQEFVTHSWYSYGDDSKGLHPFDGITAPKFELGAKHKGTKTRIEQLDESAKYSWIKSPRWKGHAMEVGPLARYLIGYHQNKPEFKEPVDKLLHALGAPKEALFSTLGRTAARALESSWAANKMRYFFDRLITNIKNGDTATANVEKWDPASWPAAAKGVGFTEAPRGALGHWLKIADTRIDSYQCVVPTTWNAGPRDAKGQIGAYEASLMGTKMAVPDQPLEILRTLHSFDPCLACSTHVIGEDGGELVSVKVR, from the coding sequence ATGTCCTACCAGACCCAAGGTTTTACCCTGGACAATAGCGGCCGCCGCGTGGTGGTGGACCCGGTCACTCGCATTGAGGGCCATCTGCGCTGCGAAGTGAACATCGACAGCAACAACATCATCACCAATGCCGTGTCCACCGGCACCATGTGGCGCGGCCTGGAAGTGATTCTCAAGGGCCGCGACCCGCGTGACGCCTGGGCCTTTGTCGAGCGCATCTGCGGTGTATGTACCGGCACCCACGCGCTGACCTCGGTGCGCGCGGTGGAAGACGCGCTGAAGATCAAGATTCCCGAAAACGCCAACCTGATCCGCAACATGATGCAGGCGGCGCTGTATGTACACGACCACTTGGTACACTTCTACCACCTGCATGCGCTGGACTGGGTGGACGTGGTGTCCGCGCTGAAGGCCGACCCGAAGAAAACCAGCGAGCTGGCACAGAGCATTTCCGACTGGCCGCTGTCCAGCCCAGGTTATTTCCGTGACCTGCAATCGCGGCTGAAGCGCTTTGTCGAATCCGGCCAGCTAGGCCCCTTCCGCAATGGCTACTGGGGCCACCCGGCGATGAAACTGCCGCCGGAAGCCAACCTGATGGCGGTGGCGCACTATCTGGAAGCGCTGGACTTCCAGAAGGAAATCGTCAAGATCCACACTATTTTTGGCGGCAAGAACCCCCACCCCAACTGGCTGGTGGGCGGCATGCCCTGCGCCATCAATATCGATGACGTGGGCGCAGTCGGTGCCATCAATATGGAGCGGCTGAACCTGGTGTCGCAGATCATCGACCGCACCATCACCTTCTGCGAGCAGGTGTACATTCCGGACGTGATCGCCATTGCCGGCTTCTACAAGGACTGGGCGGCCATTGGTGGCGGCCTGTCCAGCCAGAGCGTGATGTCCTACGGCGACTTCCCCGACCATGCCAACGACTACAGCGAAAGCAGCCTGCTGCTGCCGCGTGGCGCCATCATCAACGGCAAGTTCAACGAAATCCACCCGATCGACCTGTACGCCCCGGATGAAATCCAGGAATTCGTCACCCATAGCTGGTACAGCTATGGCGACGACAGCAAGGGCCTGCACCCCTTCGACGGCATCACCGCGCCCAAATTCGAGCTGGGTGCCAAGCACAAGGGAACCAAGACCCGTATCGAGCAACTGGACGAATCGGCCAAGTACTCGTGGATCAAATCGCCGCGCTGGAAGGGCCACGCCATGGAAGTAGGCCCGCTGGCGCGCTACCTGATCGGCTATCACCAGAACAAGCCGGAGTTCAAGGAGCCGGTGGACAAGCTGCTGCATGCACTGGGCGCACCCAAGGAAGCCTTGTTCTCCACCCTGGGCCGTACCGCCGCGCGCGCGCTGGAATCGTCCTGGGCCGCCAACAAGATGCGCTACTTCTTCGACCGCCTCATCACCAACATCAAGAACGGCGACACGGCAACTGCCAATGTGGAGAAGTGGGACCCGGCCAGTTGGCCCGCCGCGGCCAAGGGCGTGGGCTTTACCGAAGCACCGCGTGGTGCGCTGGGTCACTGGCTGAAGATTGCCGACACCCGCATCGACAGCTACCAGTGCGTGGTGCCCACCACCTGGAATGCCGGTCCGCGTGACGCCAAGGGCCAGATCGGCGCGTACGAAGCCTCGCTGATGGGCACCAAGATGGCGGTGCCGGATCAGCCGCTGGAAATCCTGCGCACCCTGCACAGCTTCGACCCCTGCCTGGCCTGCTCCACCCATGTGATTGGCGAGGACGGCGGCGAACTGGTGAGTGTGAAAGTACGTTGA
- a CDS encoding PoNe immunity protein domain-containing protein, with protein MRSLIGSRAYWDGLVKFLIEDICDRWETANKPGGDVSYAPQYMFSISRENWHLLLSRYSRGDDIQELAQYFPPLLDAWEESERLGKDVFTPQQQYTRHAWKVNLDHYIVCFWLVGLALALELPDAQWQRLLLLIGNEGEDQLLDRIIASRQTGRKIGVTLCHPKPYQRLLNAIDAPAAQQARLLADFVQHWYRELDRPAKPGNAPATAMYERPYWYSLGNRQLEDSGYFGRWCVEAVAAVKAFGLDDSQCLGLEHYPGDLLRPNGPSTHPARPDNGDDQTPTIPSPPCKSWWQRLLGR; from the coding sequence GTGCGCTCGTTAATTGGCAGTCGTGCATACTGGGATGGCTTGGTGAAATTTCTTATTGAAGATATATGTGATCGTTGGGAGACCGCCAATAAGCCCGGTGGAGATGTATCCTATGCTCCCCAATATATGTTTTCAATTTCAAGAGAGAATTGGCACTTGCTACTCAGCCGCTACTCCCGTGGCGACGACATCCAGGAACTGGCGCAGTATTTCCCGCCCTTACTCGATGCCTGGGAAGAATCCGAGCGGTTGGGCAAGGACGTGTTTACCCCGCAACAGCAATACACCCGCCACGCCTGGAAGGTGAATCTGGACCATTACATCGTCTGCTTCTGGCTGGTGGGGCTGGCTTTGGCCCTGGAGCTGCCGGACGCGCAATGGCAACGGCTGCTGCTATTGATTGGCAACGAAGGCGAAGACCAATTACTCGACCGTATCATTGCCAGCCGTCAAACAGGGCGCAAGATTGGCGTTACGCTGTGCCACCCCAAGCCCTACCAGCGGCTGCTGAACGCCATCGACGCCCCAGCAGCACAGCAAGCCCGGCTGCTGGCCGACTTTGTGCAGCACTGGTATCGCGAACTGGACCGCCCGGCCAAACCCGGCAATGCCCCGGCCACCGCCATGTATGAACGCCCGTACTGGTACAGCTTGGGGAATCGACAGTTAGAGGACAGCGGTTACTTTGGCCGCTGGTGCGTGGAGGCGGTAGCCGCCGTCAAAGCCTTTGGCCTGGATGACAGCCAGTGTCTGGGACTGGAACACTACCCCGGCGACCTGCTACGGCCCAACGGCCCCAGCACCCACCCCGCCCGCCCGGACAACGGCGACGATCAAACGCCCACCATCCCCAGCCCACCCTGTAAAAGCTGGTGGCAACGTTTATTGGGGCGCTAA
- a CDS encoding hydrogenase small subunit: protein METFYQAMRRQGVTRRSFLKFCSLTATSLGLGSAFVPRIAYALETKPRVPVIWLHGLECTCCTESFIRSAHPLAKDAILSLISLDYDDTIMAAAGHQAEAILDDLIKNHKGNYIVAVEGNPPLNEDGMYCFPGGEPFVEKLKRVSADAKALIAWGSCASWGCVQAAKPNPTRATPVHQVILDKPVIKVPGCPPIPEVMAAVITYMVTFDKIPELDRQGRPKMFYGQRIHDKCYRRPHFDAGQFVESWDDDGARKGYCLYKMGCKGPTTYNACSTVRWNDGVSFPIQSGHGCIGCSEEGFWDKGSFYDRVTSIPQFGVEANADKIGFTVAGTAGAAIAAHAAVSAIKSTMLKKQDLQPLDAAAPAENKDKNEEKV, encoded by the coding sequence ATGGAGACTTTCTATCAAGCCATGCGTCGCCAGGGCGTGACTCGGCGCAGCTTCCTGAAGTTCTGCAGCCTGACCGCCACCTCGCTGGGCCTGGGCTCGGCTTTTGTCCCACGCATTGCCTATGCACTGGAAACCAAGCCACGCGTGCCGGTGATCTGGCTGCACGGCCTGGAATGCACCTGTTGTACCGAGTCCTTCATCCGCTCGGCCCACCCGCTGGCCAAGGACGCCATCCTGTCGCTGATCTCGCTGGATTACGACGACACCATCATGGCCGCTGCCGGTCATCAGGCCGAAGCCATTCTTGACGACCTGATCAAGAACCACAAAGGCAATTACATCGTGGCCGTGGAAGGCAACCCGCCGCTCAATGAGGACGGCATGTACTGCTTCCCCGGCGGCGAACCCTTTGTGGAAAAACTCAAGCGCGTATCGGCTGATGCCAAGGCGCTGATCGCCTGGGGTTCCTGTGCCAGTTGGGGCTGTGTGCAGGCCGCCAAGCCCAACCCCACCCGCGCCACGCCGGTGCATCAGGTGATTCTGGACAAGCCGGTGATCAAGGTGCCGGGCTGTCCGCCGATTCCGGAAGTGATGGCCGCCGTGATTACCTATATGGTGACTTTCGACAAGATTCCGGAGCTGGACCGCCAGGGCCGGCCCAAGATGTTCTACGGCCAGCGCATCCATGATAAATGCTATCGCCGCCCGCACTTTGACGCCGGTCAGTTTGTCGAGAGCTGGGACGACGATGGCGCGCGCAAGGGCTATTGCCTGTACAAGATGGGCTGCAAAGGCCCCACCACCTATAACGCCTGCTCCACCGTACGCTGGAACGACGGCGTGTCCTTCCCCATCCAGTCCGGCCACGGCTGCATTGGCTGTTCGGAAGAAGGCTTCTGGGACAAGGGTTCCTTCTACGACCGCGTCACCTCGATTCCGCAATTCGGCGTGGAAGCCAATGCCGACAAGATCGGCTTTACCGTGGCCGGCACCGCCGGGGCTGCCATTGCCGCCCACGCCGCGGTCAGCGCCATCAAGAGCACCATGCTGAAAAAGCAGGACCTGCAGCCGCTGGATGCCGCCGCACCCGCCGAGAATAAAGACAAGAACGAGGAGAAAGTCTGA
- a CDS encoding EAL domain-containing protein translates to MMSPLMQPIEQIASTDILSCSPETLVREAAAMMMESGCGSIVVFNSAEQAIGIWTETDALSVDLSDETSRCLPIREVMSTPVVTLPHHMSVHDVVGQFRNNAIRHALVEKQGKIIGLVSLSDVVLCQGTEAFLGLKRLDGIQAKPVVVLQSSDSLAAALASMREQELTAIGVQFADGSYGILTQRDVVGLVASGRGQAELGDICTRPVIGVSVSTSLLQARRVILQHQIRHLAVFDAEHRLAHIIGFREIIQSIEHEFLLELHGALRERDEALVQSRQSLLLADKVFEATMEGIVITDGNGFIQSVNPAFTRITGYSREEAIGKTPALLKSGKQSPEFYEYLWRCLRNDGAWQGEVINRRKNGLLYTEHLSITAIRDERGECLHYVAVFSDITQRKQAEERLHFLANHDALTGLPNRTLFIEKLQSAVEQARQYDRRFALLFIDLDRFKMVNDTLGHHAGDELLVRIASELQRIAPNLSTVARLSGDEFTVLLENIVTVQQVASRAQSILDAISAESTVAGQGVFISASIGISMFPEDGAMADALLVNADTAMYRAKERGKNNFQFYTADMNARAIERLKMEYSLHRALAQNELEVWYQPKVELSSGRIIGAEALLRWRHPDMGLISPAQFIPIAEESSLITSIGEWVLDSSCAAIRRWRDAGLLQGRIAVNVSGRQLKYSSIVDTVACMLERYALPSSALELEITESVAMDEDSGMVEVLHRLQALGIYLSIDDFGTGYSSLSYLKRLPVRGLKIDQSFIMDLHQDRDDAAITQAIISIARSLGLDLVAEGVELDEQRRFLVEQGCHCGQGYLFSKPVPADAFEALLRAQQV, encoded by the coding sequence ATGATGTCTCCGTTGATGCAGCCCATAGAGCAGATTGCCTCGACTGATATTCTCAGTTGCTCACCGGAGACCCTGGTTCGCGAAGCAGCAGCCATGATGATGGAAAGCGGCTGCGGGTCCATTGTGGTATTCAATTCTGCGGAGCAGGCCATTGGTATCTGGACTGAAACCGATGCGCTATCGGTCGATCTGTCCGACGAAACTTCCCGCTGTCTGCCCATTCGTGAGGTGATGAGCACACCCGTCGTCACCTTGCCGCATCATATGAGCGTGCATGATGTGGTGGGCCAGTTTCGTAACAATGCCATCCGTCATGCCCTGGTGGAAAAACAAGGCAAAATCATCGGCCTGGTGTCGCTGTCCGATGTGGTGCTGTGCCAGGGGACCGAGGCTTTTCTCGGTCTGAAAAGACTGGACGGCATCCAGGCCAAGCCGGTTGTGGTGCTGCAGTCCAGTGATAGCCTGGCGGCAGCGCTGGCCAGCATGCGTGAGCAGGAGCTGACTGCCATCGGCGTACAGTTTGCCGATGGCAGCTATGGCATCCTCACCCAGCGCGATGTGGTTGGACTGGTCGCTTCTGGCCGGGGCCAGGCCGAGCTGGGCGATATCTGTACCCGGCCGGTGATTGGCGTTTCGGTCAGCACCAGCCTGTTGCAGGCCCGCCGCGTCATCCTGCAGCACCAGATCCGCCATCTGGCGGTATTCGATGCCGAACACCGACTGGCTCATATCATTGGTTTTCGTGAAATCATCCAAAGCATAGAGCATGAGTTCCTGCTGGAACTGCATGGCGCGCTGCGCGAGCGCGACGAGGCGCTGGTGCAGTCGCGCCAAAGCCTGTTGCTGGCCGACAAGGTGTTTGAAGCCACCATGGAAGGCATTGTCATTACCGATGGCAATGGCTTTATCCAGTCGGTCAATCCTGCCTTCACCCGCATTACCGGCTACAGCCGGGAAGAAGCCATCGGCAAGACGCCGGCCCTGCTCAAGTCCGGCAAGCAATCGCCAGAATTTTATGAATACCTGTGGCGTTGCCTGCGCAATGACGGTGCCTGGCAAGGCGAGGTGATCAACCGCCGCAAGAACGGCCTGCTGTACACCGAACACCTGAGCATTACCGCCATTCGCGATGAGCGCGGCGAATGCCTGCATTATGTGGCGGTGTTTTCCGACATCACCCAACGCAAGCAGGCCGAGGAGCGGCTGCATTTCCTGGCCAACCACGATGCGCTGACCGGCCTGCCCAACCGCACGCTGTTCATCGAAAAACTGCAGTCGGCGGTAGAGCAGGCGCGCCAGTATGATCGCCGCTTTGCCTTGCTGTTCATCGATCTTGACCGCTTCAAGATGGTGAACGACACCCTGGGCCACCATGCAGGTGACGAACTGCTGGTGCGCATTGCCAGCGAGCTGCAGCGCATTGCCCCCAATCTGTCCACCGTGGCCCGCCTGTCCGGCGACGAATTCACCGTGCTGCTGGAAAACATTGTCACCGTGCAGCAGGTGGCCAGCCGGGCGCAGAGCATTCTGGATGCCATCTCCGCCGAATCCACCGTGGCCGGGCAGGGCGTGTTCATTTCGGCCAGCATCGGCATCAGCATGTTCCCGGAAGACGGTGCCATGGCCGATGCCCTGCTGGTGAATGCCGACACCGCCATGTACCGGGCCAAGGAGCGCGGCAAGAACAATTTCCAGTTTTACACTGCCGACATGAATGCCCGTGCCATCGAACGGCTGAAGATGGAATACAGCCTGCACCGTGCGCTGGCACAGAATGAGCTGGAGGTGTGGTATCAGCCCAAGGTGGAGCTGTCGTCCGGCCGCATCATCGGTGCCGAAGCCTTGCTGCGCTGGCGACACCCGGACATGGGCCTGATTTCGCCGGCGCAGTTCATCCCGATTGCCGAGGAAAGTTCTCTGATTACCAGCATTGGCGAGTGGGTGCTGGACAGCAGTTGCGCTGCCATCCGCCGCTGGCGCGATGCCGGGCTGTTGCAAGGGCGTATTGCGGTGAACGTGTCCGGCCGGCAGCTGAAGTATTCCAGCATTGTCGATACCGTGGCCTGTATGCTGGAACGCTATGCGCTGCCCAGCAGTGCGCTGGAGCTGGAAATCACCGAAAGCGTGGCGATGGATGAAGACAGCGGCATGGTGGAAGTGTTGCACCGCCTGCAGGCGCTGGGCATCTATCTGTCCATCGACGACTTCGGCACCGGCTATTCCAGCCTGTCCTATCTGAAGCGACTGCCGGTGCGCGGCTTGAAGATTGACCAGAGCTTCATCATGGACCTGCACCAGGACCGTGACGATGCCGCCATCACCCAGGCCATCATCTCGATTGCCCGCAGCCTGGGGCTGGACCTGGTGGCCGAAGGGGTGGAGCTGGACGAACAGCGCCGTTTCCTGGTGGAGCAGGGCTGCCACTGCGGTCAGGGTTATCTGTTCAGCAAACCGGTGCCGGCTGATGCCTTTGAAGCCCTGCTGCGCGCACAGCAGGTTTGA